The nucleotide sequence CGCAGAGCAAATTCAAAATATTTTACCACATCGCTATCCATTTTTATTAGTTGATCGCATTCTTGAAATCGAAGAAGGAAAGCGCGCACTTGGATTGAAAAATGTATCGATCAACGAAGAATTTTTTAACGGACATTTCCCTGGCTATCCAGTAATGCCTGGTGTCCTAATTGTCGAGGCACTTGCGCAAGTAGGCGGTGTTGCATTATTAAATGCACCAGAATATAAAGGGCGTCTAGTATTTT is from Solibacillus isronensis and encodes:
- the fabZ gene encoding 3-hydroxyacyl-ACP dehydratase FabZ, which gives rise to MLNAEQIQNILPHRYPFLLVDRILEIEEGKRALGLKNVSINEEFFNGHFPGYPVMPGVLIVEALAQVGGVALLNAPEYKGRLVFLTGIDSCRFKRQVVPGDQLKLEVEFLKLRGQMGKGRGTATVDGELVCECEILFAIGPVQPK